From one Eucalyptus grandis isolate ANBG69807.140 chromosome 9, ASM1654582v1, whole genome shotgun sequence genomic stretch:
- the LOC104444078 gene encoding amino acid permease 3 codes for MGRDRAGFEVAFDLLQQGGGSKCFDDDGRLKRTGTVWTARADIITAVIGSGVLSLAWATAQLGWIAGPAAMVLFSFVACYTSSLLADCYRSGDPVLGERNITYESAVRNILDWKKEKLCILAQYLQFLGVPIVYTIAASTSIMTIIESVCSHTKSDKSACNMISDRRMIIFGAIEIVLSQVPNFDKLQGLTIVNFIMSLTYLIIGIVLSIKKVKENHKFKGSLIGSSIGTVTETQKIWNCFQALGAIAFTYSYFTNLIEIQDTIGSPPQEARTMKKAMLVSAAVITLLYLLCGCMGYAAFGDSAPENLLAGFGFFNAYWLVEIANLAIVIRLACAYQMFAQPLFASVEKYADRKFGGSRLVTQESKIPVRGFGKYTLFGFRLICRTIFVIVTTLISMLLPFFDDVIGLVGALGFWPLMVYFPVEMCIVRMRIPRWSTKWICLQILNGACLIISIAAAVGSIAGVVLHLKSRKVLGGA; via the exons ATGGGTCGGGACAGAGCTGGTTTCGAGGTCGCCTTCGATCTGCTTCAGCAAGGCGGTGGCTCCAAGTGCTTCGACGACGACGGCCGTCTCAAACGAACTG GGACCGTGTGGACGGCCAGAGCTGACATAATCACAGCTGTGATTGGGTCGGGAGTGCTGTCGCTGGCATGGGCCACGGCGCAGCTCGGGTGGATTGCCGGGCCGGCTGCGATGGTCCTGTTCTCCTTCGTCGCTTGCTACACGTCTTCCCTCTTGGCCGATTGTTACCGCTCCGGCGACCCCGTCCTTGGAGAACGAAACATCACTTACGAAAGTGCTGTCAGGAACATTCTTG ATTGGAAAAAAGAGAAGTTATGTATACTGGCTCAGTACCTGCAGTTTTTAGGGGTTCCCATCGTGTACACTATTGCAGCTTCCACGAGCATAAT gacaatcatcgaatcagtTTGCTCCCACACAAAAAGTGACAAAAGTGCTTGCAACATGATTAGCGATCGGCGCATGATAATATTCGGGGCCATTGAGATTGTTCTGTCCCAAGTCCCAAATTTTGACAAGTTGCAGGGGCTCACCATTGTGAACTTTATCATGTCGTTGACTTACTTGATCATTGGAATTGTCCTCAGCATTAAAAAAGTCAAAG aaaatcacaaattcaaaGGAAGTCTTATTGGATCGAGCATTGGCACTGTCACTGAGACCCAAAAGATATGGAACTGCTTCCAGGCTCTGGGTGCCATTGCTTTTACCTACTCATACTTCACCAATCTTATCGAAATTCAG GATACCATTGGATCCCCACCCCAAGAGGCCAGGACGATGAAGAAGGCCATGTTGGTCAGTGCGGCGGTCATAACTTTATTATACCTACTCTGCGGCTGCATGGGCTATGCCGCATTTGGGGACTCAGCACCGGAGAACCTCCTCGCGGGTTTCGGGTTCTTCAATGCTTATTGGCTCGTTGAAATAGCGAATCTCGCCATCGTGATCCGCCTCGCCTGCGCCTACCAAATGTTCGCCCAACCTCTCTTCGCCTCCGTGGAGAAATACGCCGACAGAAAGTTTGGAGGCAGCCGATTAGTCACCCAGGAGAGCAAAATCCCGGTCCGGGGTTTCGGAAAGTACACGCTATTTGGCTTCCGGCTGATTTGCCGAACAATTTTCGTGATTGTAACCACTTTGATCTCGATGCTACTTCCGTTCTTCGACGACGTGATTGGACTTGTCGGTGCTCTGGGGTTCTGGCCTTTGATGGTTTATTTCCCGGTCGAGATGTGCATCGTCCGAATGAGGATCCCCAGGTGGAGCACCAAATGGATATGCCTCCAGATCCTCAATGGAGCTTGCCTCATCATCAGTATCGCCGCTGCAGTGGGCTCGATCGCTGGGGTGGTGCTACATCTCAAGTCGCGCAAAGTCTTGGGGGGCGCGTAA